The genomic window CGATTTTGGTAACTTTTTTCTCTAAAATCTTTAATGGTTTGAGATTTTGTAAATCAAATAATTCTATCCATTCAGGTACAAAAGGAATAACTTCTCGATATCCAGTTTTTGTATTTTTATTCACTTTCCAAGTATGGTCTAGATTTTGGGGAGACATCCACCAATTAATATCCGGTTGTACAAATAGTTCCCTTGGTCTTAACCCAAATGTTGCCAACATTCCATATACCCAACGCCACATTTCCCAAGTGTCTATTTCATCACTAATATTTGTATTTTTGCGATTGAGGGCGAATTTTTCAAAGAAGTTAAAAGAATATATTATTTTGTCATCTTCAGGTATTTCTCGATGGGCCGGGGTGACATTATCACGTTTAACATCGAGTTGAAATCCTAAATTAAAGGTTTTAATCAAAACAGAAGTTACGGCTATTAGTTCATTTTTTTTATTCCCCTGAACTGAATTAATAATTTCCTCAAAATTTTCTTTTGTGGCTAAATGGGTGAGAGGGAAGTTTCTTTTAATTACAGATATATAGTTAGGAAAAGTATTTTGACTGGTTATAGTTTTCTGACGGGTTTGATAATATTTTTCTTCAAATCTATCTAATAATTCCCCAATAGTTTTTATTTCTTGCTTCTCTCTAGATTTAATTCCTAAATACTTTTCACTCCACTCGAAAGTATGACGAGCAATTAATTTACCCAATTCATAACTTTCTTCAATTGCAGTTTTCAGTCCTTCTAAATTTGCTGGTATCCCTAGAGACAAGTCATACTGCTTTTTTTGCTTACCTGAACTACCATCCCCTGGTTTTAAGGGTAGGGTAGCTCGTAATTGGAGAGAATTGCCAGTTTGTTTAATGCTAACTCTTATTCTCTCCCTTTTTAAATTAGTATTAGCTTCGACTAACTTCTGTTCAAAAACTGCTTGATACTGTAATTCCGTTGCTTTTATTTTCGCCATTGTTCCCCTATAGCTACCGTCTGTGGTGTTCTGCGGCTCAAAATCTGCAAACATATCTGCGAACCAGTCGGTTGAGTCTGCATTTGCATATTCATGTGTAGATGTGGAATATGTCTCCTCGCAATTACCCTGATTTTGTCCGCTCATTCCCTAAATATTCCCTTATTTATAAACTGAAATGGTGAAAATAAAATGTTCTTGCCGAGCAAAATTACCTTATCAAATAAGTTACTCAGGAACATTTTTAATATATCACCAGTTGTCACAGCAGTTATATGGTGCCTGGTGGTGTGATGTGCGCCCCAACATTAACAGACATCACCCGCGCTTGGGCAATTTTAGAATACTTCCGCACCAACTGGTTAGAACCTGTGTGGTTGGGTTGTTCTTTGGAACGCTACGAAGAAATCCAAACTTATGATGACTTCATGGACTGGTTAGAAGCAGACATCAAACATCGTGAGTCAGACTTGGGTTTCTATTGGCGCATGGGTTTAGATATTGGTTTAGATAGATACGGTGCTGGTGTTGGTAAATATGTCTCTTGGGGATATTTACCCCATGAAGATAAATACCAGAAGCCGACTATCGAAGGACGCAACGCCGCTATGATCATGAAAAGTGGTGTGTACAACAGCTTCACCGACACTCACACTTTAATGGATCATACCTTCGCCCGTGAGAATACCACCCATGCCTGGTATGACGAAGGTACAGACAACGTTCACCCCTTTGACCGCACGACCAAACCCACCCAGAAAAATACTAAAGACTTCAATAATGCCTACTCTTGGTCAACGGCTGTACTACACAAAGACTTTGGACGTTTGGAAGTCGGGCCTCTAGCGCGTCAGTTAGTCGCAGGTGGTCAGCATGGAGAATCTTGGCAACACTATGATGGGTTTATCCTGGATGTCTTTAAACAAATGGGTGGTGCTAGTATTCATGTGCGTCAGCTTGCACGCGTTCACGAAATTGTCAAGTTATACCGCCAAGCGGAACGATGTTTGCGTGAGTTTGTCTTAAATGACCCCTGGTATATCAAACCTAAAGAAAAAGACGGGCGCGGTTGGGGTGCAACGGAAGCCTCACGGGGTTCTTTATGTCACTGGGTAGATATTGAAGATGGCAAGATTAAGAATTATCAGGTGATTGCTGCGACTACTTGGAATGTTGGCCCCCGTGACAAAGACGGAATACGTGGCCCGATTGAACAAGCTTTGATAGGGACACCTATTGAAGATTCTAGCGACCCTGTGGAAGTGGGACACGTGGCGCGATCGTTTGATTCTTGTCTGGTGTGTACTGTTCACGCCCATGATGCGAAGACAGGCGAGGAGTTGGCGCGTTTTCGCACTGCTTAATTAGTTTCGGGTGCGTTATTTATAGGATAACGCCCCAAAATTTATTTGTGTCTTAATGTTTTAATAATATCTTTTTAAATGGTATCTCAAAATATTAGGATGATATTTGTACTTGAAAAGTAGATTTTAATACTAGCAAATACATTGTAGTTGAATGCAGGATTAGCCTATATTAGCTGTTTTCATTACTTTAACATCTGTAATATTGTAGGCATTGCAATTCTAATAATTTCAATTAATCCAGTATGGATATGGTGATTACATAAGTTTTCCAATAATAAAATCTGCTGTTGAGTATATGGAGACTCTTTATCGTATCCCTTTAACAATCTTGTATGAAGGTCAACAGCAACCTTGATATGCTCTAACGCCCAAAATTCTTCTGGGAAATACTCAACCCAGTCAATTTCCCTATTCCACAGGCTAATTAATATATCGTTAGAGGGAGAAGATTGCATTTTGGGAACTTCGTACAGTTCTTCCGCTATATCACTTAAAGAATATGTATAGAAGTTGCGAGAATCAGAATGGAAATCTCTACTAGCAATAAAGGATAAAACTTGTGGATGGTCGTCTTTAAAATCCCAATTTTTGAAAACCTCATAAAACCACTTAGCTCTAATCTCGTGTTCTCCGCCACTACCTTGATCTTTTATCATAATTTGGCTTTTATTATTAGTTTCTTGACTTAGCCATACTTCTTTGCGGTTCTTTGTCTTAACTTTTCTGTCTTGTCCGATTTCTACCTTTAATGAGTAATTTCCTTTAAAATTAGCTGACAGAAAAGCTCCATAGGAAAAGAAGATAGAGTAATAATACATTTGCAATATCTGAGCAGGCAAGTAAGCCTGTCTTCCAAGCAAGATACCGGAGAAAAACCACTGCCAAGCATTAAGCATTTGTAAAAAGCTAGCTGTAAAAGACCATTTTTGATAATTTGCAATTATATTAATATCTTCTCTATTTGTTTCTTCCAAAAGATTCCAGGTTTCAAGCGCGTTGCCTAAGTTTAAATTATCGAGATTGTAATAACCTTTATACTTATTAAAACTCGCCGACAATGTTTTAAAATTAAAGGTTGTACTACGATGTTCGTACATATTATGCTTCCTTATTTTTTAACATTTGCTATGACTCCATCAATATTAATAGCCTGCTTCAATGAACAATTCATGTAGAAATTTATCATCTTTCGTGATGTTGTCTCTACATGAATGATGAATGACGGCAGGTTAAGCTTGACGAACACGATTAGGGTGTCCAGAAGAACCTTTGTTTTTGTGACGAGCCGAATTAATGGCTTCTTGTAGTCCTTGCAGAACAGTCTCAGCTTCTTCTGGATTGAAAAACACCCCATAAACATTTTGAGCAGAGGGATTCTTAACTTGGTTTTCTGGGCAAACCGTGATCAAAACTCCACCATCTCTTTCACCTATTTCAAGCAAATAGCCAGGATGATTTCCGGTGATGTTATCTAAGTCACAAGTATCAGGTGCAACACTGCTATATTTAAAGCTGGTAGACATATTCTATTTGACCTCTTTTTTCATTCTTTCAAAACTGATGTACATTGTATGCTCTCCCTACACAGTTAAGTTTCCTTTTTTATCTATACTAGCGACAGAGTTATCGCTTTCCCAATTCCATCCAATCAGCTATTAATAATTCGACAGTATTGACTAAAAGCGATCGCCTGAAAAATACCAACAAGTGCGATCGCATAATCAACTAAACTTGAGTCTGTCAACTTGCTAGTTTCGCGTTTGCCAGATTTTAGGATCTCTGCGCCCGTGAAAAATTGCTATGATAATAATCCGACTCGATACAATTCGATAGTAAACACCATAAGGGAAGCGTTGTACAATAGCCCGGTGAACATCGTTATATACAACAGCATAAGATTCTGGCATTTGGCAAATTCTATTGAGAATCTCGTCCACGCAGTCTAAAAATTCGTCGCCAAGCCCTGCTTGCTGATTTTCGTACCAACTATACGCCTCATCGAGTTCTTCACGAACTTCTGGACGAAACACCAACACATAATTCATTATTGTTTTTTTATCGCAGCTTTAATTTCTTCCCATGTCATCACGTTGTCTGGATTAGCTTCGTAATCATTAATCCGACGATCAAGTTCTTGTTTTTGCGCTGCTGTGAGATCCGGGTAAGTCTGTTCTGCGGCGATACTGTCCCAAATAGCTTGTACAAAGCGAATCCGTTCTTCAATGCTTAGAGATTTAATCTCATTGAGAGTGGCTGTAAAATCCATGTTCACCAAACCAAAGGGAAAAATGGTGTATTAATCTACCTTAAATATAGCGTTATTAATTTTCAAGAAAAACAATTAATGTGCCAATGTCAGTAATAGTTTGCATACAATAAATTTATCAGTCTTGCCCTTAATCATAACTTAGAGAAGGTTCTGCCATAGGCGATGGATCGGTCATCGCCTCACTTGAGCTAAAGCTTCATCTCCTGGTATGGGTTGGACAGAACCACTTCTAATTTCATCTCGCCGCCTTTTTGCTTCAGTAGTCCAAGCAGCTTGAATGGCGGTATCTGTATCGAATTCTACAAACCAGAGACGAAAAGCAGACAGTTCCTCTGGTGAAAGTTGACTGACAGCGCGTTCAATTTCTTCTAATGTATTGATATTCATAGACTCCAATTCAGCCATTGTTATTTATTTTAAAGAAAAATATTGAATTCTTCTAGATTCCCATAGCGATCGCACTCCCCAGCGCAACCAAGTAATTTGATAGTGTTGACTAGGTGCGAGGACTGACGGTCGGTCGGAGACCATCGCTTGTTCTACTTCAGTCTGGAAAAGCTGTACCAGTGGTAGGGTCACTGATATACAGTCCTAATGTCAGACTACGCATCACTTCATCCCAAATGGGTGTGAGTTGTTCAGCTTGATCTGCCCAATAATCGAATGTAATCAAGCACTGTACATTTGATCCCAAACCAATGCAAGTCCGTGAAAAAGCTTCTCGTGGTTCTTCCTGAGTATCTATAAACTTAATCTCTGTCCACACAATTTTGGCTGTTTGGCGTTTAACGGTGAAGATTTCTCCCCTCTCAATGACGTTGCGACTGTCATCGTCCATAATTTTCTTCAAGGTAGATTTGAGGGGAAACAAACTCCAGTCACGGGGAGGTAGTGGATTAAATGATACTTCCAGACAGCAATCATCTTTGGGTGGTTTTTTATCCATAAACTTGAAGGATTTTTCTTGTGGCTCTAAAACCCAATCCTGCGGGACATTTAACCGAACAGCACCCCGATTACCGACAAAAATTTTGTATCCTGATGGCGATTCCCAGTGATGGTCAGGCTTGAGGTCAAGGGTTTCTTTAATCCACTGGAGATTGCTTTTTTTCCGTTTTGCCATAGTGTTTTTGCAAATCTGCAACTTTTGCGATCGCTCACTTGGTTAATACTATCAAATTTTTGATCAGTAGGATGAGATGCTGACAAAGTGCTATTTGCTATGCAATTCAATTACTCTGCCATTTACGGGTTGAATGGGACGGGCATTCACTTGATATAGTTTTTGAAAGGTACTAATTTCTTCTTTGGAGACGGTAATAGGTTCTACTAAAACATTCCATCTCACTCCTTCGCTACAGGGTGGTGTTGTAAGTGAGCCAGGGTAGCTGAAGTATGCTTTTGTCTTAGGTAAGAAAGCAGTCGCGTTAATAGTGCGGCTCACAGTTTTTGTTTCCCCAGCCGCAGGAATGTACTTCCAAATCTCATTAATTAGACGATTTGCTGTCCCTTCTTTCATTATGATACCCACAACTGATATTTGACCTGCATCGTTGCGGTGTACTAGGTGCAGTTCCATTGCGGAAGCTTTTCCCCCAATGGTATGTTCACTGGGAGTATGGAAATGAAACTGGAGAAGTGTATATTTTTCTCCATTAATGGTGATGGTGCTTCCTGGTGCGTAATTTACTTGGAGGGTGTGACCATTGTTAACTATGACTAAGGGTGTAGGCTTGTAGTTAAAGAATATCGGTGTAGGTTTTTCTTTGACAGCATTAACAATATTAATGGGAGACTGATCTCTACCTAATTCACACAGTGCAAAATCATGACTGAGTTCACTCCAGTGAGTGGGATTTGCTGCGCCACCATAGCCCCAGTGTGGTGTTCCTTCTCCCGCAAAGGTCTGTACAGATGGTATAGTTATCAACCCTATTAAAAATGTTACAAATACTAATATATTTTTACACCATTTTTTGTTGATTAGATTCATGATCGTATTCATTTTTTTGAGTGAGATATCCCATCATCCAGCTTGGCGTAGCCTGCTGTAGGCAAGCAGCTTGGAGTAGTTGAAACCTTGACAAATACTATAATAAAAATTCTACTTTTATGCGAAATATTACATATAAAAATAATGGCGTTGGTTGAGATATGGTCTTAAATGGATACTATTTTAAATTTTGGAGTCACTGCTGTACTGATGTTGACTCTTTTTTGGTAAACTGTGGACTCTAAAAAATTAATATCTGTTATCTTTCAACAGTCGTAGCGTAACACACTAAAACTTGTAGAAATAGTGAGTTAGGCTTGCCTTAATGTACTGCAACAAAACTCAAATTTATAAGGTGAGCCTGTGTCTGATTTAGAACTACACAAATATTTCCCCAAACTTCCTGAAGAAGCCCTCAAAGAATTTGCAGAATGGTGTATTTTAGAGCAGGCAAAAGTAGTAGCAGGAGAATTTATACTTGATCCAACTAAGTTACAAAACCTCACACCAAATGAATATATTTGGCAACTTATTGATCAGTTTATGAAAGCCAGACCAGACCCCATTAAAGCTGGACTAGTATCAGCAATGGCTGGACAGGAGGCTGATAGTCATGGATTAGTTGGTTCGGCAATTATGGTAGATTTTGTCGCCCTTTATATCAAGTATTTAATCCCAGAAAATGGCAAGAGTCCAGAAGAAGCGAAAGCTT from Nostoc sp. UHCC 0870 includes these protein-coding regions:
- a CDS encoding site-specific integrase: MSGQNQGNCEETYSTSTHEYANADSTDWFADMFADFEPQNTTDGSYRGTMAKIKATELQYQAVFEQKLVEANTNLKRERIRVSIKQTGNSLQLRATLPLKPGDGSSGKQKKQYDLSLGIPANLEGLKTAIEESYELGKLIARHTFEWSEKYLGIKSREKQEIKTIGELLDRFEEKYYQTRQKTITSQNTFPNYISVIKRNFPLTHLATKENFEEIINSVQGNKKNELIAVTSVLIKTFNLGFQLDVKRDNVTPAHREIPEDDKIIYSFNFFEKFALNRKNTNISDEIDTWEMWRWVYGMLATFGLRPRELFVQPDINWWMSPQNLDHTWKVNKNTKTGYREVIPFVPEWIELFDLQNLKPLKILEKKVTKIASVQNINWMRRDISRWFRKVGIEFQPYDLRHACAIRAHLQGIPIKAAADNLGHTVDEHTKTYQRWFGIENRKKAFGEVISQKSLIELQKNEILALRMENERLKLEVEKWKSRENV
- a CDS encoding type II toxin-antitoxin system RelE/ParE family toxin — protein: MNYVLVFRPEVREELDEAYSWYENQQAGLGDEFLDCVDEILNRICQMPESYAVVYNDVHRAIVQRFPYGVYYRIVSSRIIIIAIFHGRRDPKIWQTRN
- a CDS encoding addiction module protein, with product MDFTATLNEIKSLSIEERIRFVQAIWDSIAAEQTYPDLTAAQKQELDRRINDYEANPDNVMTWEEIKAAIKKQ
- a CDS encoding addiction module protein → MNTLEEIERAVSQLSPEELSAFRLWFVEFDTDTAIQAAWTTEAKRRRDEIRSGSVQPIPGDEALAQVRR
- a CDS encoding carbonic anhydrase, with the protein product MNLINKKWCKNILVFVTFLIGLITIPSVQTFAGEGTPHWGYGGAANPTHWSELSHDFALCELGRDQSPINIVNAVKEKPTPIFFNYKPTPLVIVNNGHTLQVNYAPGSTITINGEKYTLLQFHFHTPSEHTIGGKASAMELHLVHRNDAGQISVVGIIMKEGTANRLINEIWKYIPAAGETKTVSRTINATAFLPKTKAYFSYPGSLTTPPCSEGVRWNVLVEPITVSKEEISTFQKLYQVNARPIQPVNGRVIELHSK